CTCGACGAGGACGAGGCGATGGCCGCCGCCGGCGACGCGCTCGACGCGGGCGAGCGGGCGAAGGCGCAGGCGATCATCGACCGGTTCGACGAGGACGGCGCGAGCGACGGCGACGAGGGCGACGCGGGCGACGGCGACGGATCGGCCGCCCCGGCGGAGTCGGAAGCGACGGCCGCCGAGTCGGGCGGTTCGATCGGCGATCGGTTCTCGCGGGCCGGGAGCACGTTCTTCGACGAGTTCGGCGACGACTCCGACGAGGCCGACGGCGATTCCGACGAGGAGAGCGACGATTTCGAGGGGTACTACACCGACCTCGCGTTCATCCTCGACTCGATCACGTCGCGGGCGTTCCGCATTGTGGGGCTGTTCATGCTCGTGCTCGCCGGGACCTTCGGCTGGCTCTACACCGGCGGGATCAAGCGCGTCTACGAGGACTTCCTCAGCCGACTCCCCGCGCAGGTGACCCCCGAGGAGGTGCTCAACGTCGTCGCCCTCCACCCGATGGAGGCGCTGGTGTTCGAGGTGAAGTTCTCGACGATCATCGCCGGCCTCGTGACCGCACCGGTGCTCGCCTACTACGCGTGGCCCGCCCTCCGCGAGCGGAACATCATCAGACAGCGCCGACGCGCGGTCTTCCTGTGGACCGGAGCCCTGGCGGCCGGCCTGCTCGGCGGGTTCGCGCTCGGCTACTCCACCATCGCGCCCGCCGTCATCTCCTGGCTGGTCAACGACGCCGTCCAGGCGAATATGGTGATCGCCTACCGCATCACCAACTTCTTCTGGCTCATCTTCTTCACCACCGCCGGCATCGGCATCCTCGCCGACGTCCCGATCCTGATGATCCTGCTCAACAGCGCGGGCGTGGGCTACGGATCGATGCGGGGTCGCTGGCGCGAGGTGACCGTCGGTGTCCTGGCGTTCGCGGCGCTCTTCACGCCCGCGGACGTCCTCACGATGTTCCTCGTGACCATCCCGCTGATGGTCGCCTACGGGATCGGTCTCGGCGTCCTGTTCGTGATCACGCTCGGCGGCCGTCGCGACCTGGCACCGCCCCGCAGCATCGACGTCTGAGCGTTATCCCGATAGCTGACTGTTACGCCGACGGCCGGAATCCGTCGGGGTAGGAGTCCGGATCCGCCCACTCCTCCGGGTAGTCGTGATCGTATCCGAGATCCGTCGCCATCGTCACCCGGTTGTATCCCGAGACGATGTTGACGGTGTAGAGCAGTTCGACGAACGTCTTGTCCGTGAACTCGCACGTCTCCCGGAGCGCCTCGAAGTCCTCGTCGGTCACCGAATCGGGGTCGGCGAGCACGTCGAGCGCGAAATCGATCACGAGCGCTTCCGTTCCGTCGAGGTCGCCGTTCGCGAGCGCGAGTTGCCACTCGCGGGTCGCCTCGTCGCCGCCGAGGCGCGGCGACAACTGCTTGGCGTAGGCCCCGGTGCAGTACGTGCACGCGTTCGCCATCGAGACCGCGACGGCGAGTTTCGTGAACAGTTCGGTGCCGAGGTCTCCCCTCCGCGCGAGGTCGAGGCGGGCCTCGTACACCTGCATCATCACCGGCGGGAAGTGCGTCTCGGCCTGGAAGTGCTTGCCGACCGATCCGTCGGGGGCGGTCACCTTCGGGGCGAACTCCCGCACAGCCGGGTCGTCGGACTCGTTCGGGTCGAGGAGATCGATTCGTGCCATACGGTCCCAAACTACAGTACGGTACAAAATACTGCCCCGACGTTTCGAGCGAGAAACACGGTCGAATCCGACGCGAGAGTCTTCGTGTCGCGTTCGGGAGGTTGGGACCGCACCCGAGCGACCCGGACGGAATCCGCGCGGTATATTAACCAGGTATTCCCAAGAGAATATATGCCCAAAATAAGCGTCGAGATTCCCGAGGAACTCCTCGAAGACCTCGACGAGCACGTCGGCGACGACGGCAAGTTCGTCAACCGGAGCGACGCGGTGCGCGCTTCGATCCGCAAGACGCTGGATCTGCTCGACGAGATCGACTCCCGGCACGGGCGGATCGACGATGAGTGAGGCGCGGACGCAGGCCGGCCAGATCGCACTCGTGGCGCTGTTCGTGACCGCGCTGACGACGGCGCAACTGACGGCGTCGAAACTGCTTGCGTTCGGGCTCCCGTTCGAGTTCCCGGTGACGGGCGCGAGCATCGTGCTCCCGGGCGCGGCGCTGGCGTACGCGCTGACCTTCTTCGCCTCGGACTGCTACTCCGAACTGTACGGCCGCCGCGCGGCGCAGGTGATGGTCAACGTCGGCTTCGCGATGAATTTCGTCCTGCTCGCGCTCGTCTGGAGCACCATCCTCGCGCCCGCGGCGAACCCCGAGTCGGCCGCGCAGTACCGCGCGGTGCTCGCCCCTGGGACGAACATCGTCCTCGGGAGCCTGCTCGCGTACCTCGTCAGCCAGAACTGGGACGTCCTCGTCTTCCACCGCATCCGCGACGCCACCGGCGCGTCGATGCTGTGGCTTCGCAACATCGCCTCGACGGCGACGAGTCAGGCGATCGACACGGTGCTGTTCGTCGCCATCGCGTTCTACGTCGCCCCGCGGGTGCTCGGGTTCGGCGCGCAGTTCGAGATCCCGGTGATCCTCTCGCTGATCGTCGGCCAATACCTGCTGAAACTGCTCATCGCCCTGGTCGACACGCCGTTCGTCTACGCGGTCGTCGCGTTCTTCGGCGGGTCGACGATCGACGACGACGAGAACGCCTGGGCGGCCGACTGAGCGACCGCGAAAACTCGGCTATGCTTCGTCGACGACCTCGGCGAAGCCGAACTTCGCCTTGACGTCGGTGACGCGGATCCGAACGGAATCGCCCGTCTCCGTCCCGGGGACGAACAGCGCGTAGCCGTCGATCTTGACGACGCCGTCGCCCTCGCTGCCGACGTCGTCGACGACGACGTCGAGTTCCTCGCCCTCGCGGACGGGTGCCGTGATCCGGTGTTTGCCGACCAGATAGAGTTCCGAAGAGGAGTCCCTGGAGGCGTCCGGGCGGATCGAGCGGACGTACTCGAACTCCCGGTCGACGTCTTCGCGGAGGTCGTCGAGGTCCTGGCCGTCGAACACCTTCGCGGCGAAGTCGCCGCCGGCCGGGAGGAGTTCGAGCGCGACCTCAAGGGCCTGGCGGGCGAGATGGACCGAGCGAGCGTGATCCAGCGAGTACTCGCCGGTCATATTCGGCGCCATATCGGAGATCACGACGTCCGCGCCGTCGTCGCCGATTTTCTCCTTCAGTTCGGCTTTGGTGTCCTCCTCGGTCATATCGCCGCGGATCGTCTCGACGTTGTCGTGCTCTAGGTCGCGGATCCGCTGGAAGTCGACGCCGACGACGGTTCCGCGGTCGCCGACGGCCTCGGCGGCCACCTGCAGCCACCCGCCGGGGGCGGCCCCGAGGTCGACGACGGTGTTCCCGGGACCGAACAGGCCCGCAGCCTCGTCGAGTTGCTTCAGTTTGTACGCCGAGCGGGCGCGGTAGCCCTCCTGTTTGGCCTTGTTGTAGTAGTGGTCCTTTCGTGTCATACGGTCCTCACTGAATCGGCTGCCGTGTTCCGCGGGGAAACAGCCGGCGAATTCGCGTTCATATCGATAGAAAGGAGGTTGAGTCGGAAATGGATGCCGAATTCAGGGGCGTCTTCGAGAGGGACGCCATCGAGGGAAGTGGGAATCCTCGCTGAGACCCGTTCGAGCCCGCGGTGACGGCAAAGTCGGCGAGTCGAAAGCATCGGATGCGGCTGTCGAGGCCCCCCGGGATCTGAGAGCACGCCGAAGTCGTCCGTTCGTCGTCGTCGCACGTTCACCACCGGACGAATTGTTGAATCCGGGCAGAAACAGTCGCACTCTGGGAGCCCCACGACTGCGGGAGTTCGGTACAATAAAGGGCGACTAAGTACGAACTCCGCAAGTGCGCCGGAAGAACAAACTGCTCGTCACGACCGTCGGGATACTCATCCTCTTGACCACTCTCGGCGTGACGAGTATGAACGCCTCGGCCGCGTTCGTGTCGCCGACCCAGGTCTCCGAGTCGGATGGAGCGTATCAGGGCGATTGGGTCAATCTCGAGGGCGTCGTCACTGACCTCGACGCCGACGGAGCGGCGATCACCTTCGAGGTGACCGACGAGAACCACACCGTTCCGGTAGTGTACGAAGGGACGTTACCCGACACACTTCAGGACGGCCGCGTCGTCGTCGCCAAAGGACAGTTCGACGGCGACCGACTGGTCGCGAACAAGCTCTCCGTCCGAGCACACGAAGGCGAGGAACGCCCCGAGAGCACTCGATGACGCCAGAGGAGGAGGAGCGGTCGGGACCGGCCTCGGAACCGCCGGCCGTCGAAGTCGACGAGGTGACGAAATCCTACGGACACTTCACCGCCGTCGACCGCCTGTCGTTCGCGGTCGAGCACGGCTCGACGGTCGGGCTTTTCGGACCGAACGGCGCAGGGAAGACGACGTTGCTTCGGATGATCGCCGGACTCGCGCGGCCGACCCGCGGGACCATCACGGTCGACGGCGTGCGACTCACCCCGGACGATTACACCGCCTACCGAACGATGGGTATCGTCACCCACGAGACGATGCTGTACGACGAACTCACCGCTCGGGAGAATCTCAGATTCCACGCTGATCTCCACGGCGTCGACGACCCCACCGGCCGGTGTGCGTCGGTGCTCGAGACAGTCGGGTTATCCCACCGCGGGAGCGACCGGCCGAGGACGTTCTCACACGGGCTTCGAAAACGGCTGTCGCTCGCTCGAGCGCTGCTCCACGACCCCGACGTGCTGTTGCTCGACGAACCGTACACTGGACTCGACCAGCGCTCCGTCGCCGACCTCGAATCGGTCCTCGACGGGTTCGACGACCGGACAGTCCTCCTGACGACGCACGACCTCGAACGCGGTGTCGCCCGCTGCGACAGGGCGATCGTCGTCGACCACGGCCGACTCGAGGCGGACCTCGTGCTCGACGACGGGACGTCGTTCGCCGCGACGTATCGCCGGATACTGGGCGTCGACTCCGAGTCGGAACGCGCGGGGGAACGAGCAGGATGACCACCATCGAACCAGTCCGATGAAGGCGTTTCTCCGCGCGGTGTACCGGGTCTTCAGGAAGGATCTCCGGATCGAACAGCGGACGAAGCAAGTGACGACGACCGTCGCCGTCTTCGCGCTGCTCGTCGTGCTCGTGTTCGCGTTCAGTTTCGTCCAGACGCTCCAGAGTTCGGCGCTGCTCGGACGCGGTGCACTTTGGGTCGCCTTCGTGTTCGCCGGGACGTTCGGCGTCACGAAGACGACCGAACTCGAAGACCGAAACGGGGCGCTCGATGGCCTGCTGATCGCCCCGGTGGACCGCTCGGCGATCTACCTCGGGAAAGTGCTCAGCACGGCGGCGTTCGTTTTCGCGGTGAGTCTGGTGACGTTGGGCGCGACTGCGGTCTTTCTCGGCTACAGTCCGTCGATGCCGACGGCGGTCTCTGTCGTGGCCGTGCTCCTCGTCACCGCCGTCGGATTTTCCGCTATCGGCGTCGTCGTCTCGGTTCTGACGTTTCGATCGGGCCTCGGCGAACTCGCGCTGCCGGTCCTCCTCGTGCCGCTCGTCGTGCCGCTACTCTTAGCCGGGGTCGAGCTCACCGCGGCGCTCGAAAGCGGCGCGCCGCTCGGTGGTTGGCTCCGACTCCTTGGGCTGTACACCGGAATCGTGCTACTCGCTGGCGTCGCGACGTTCGAGTACGTCGTCGAAGAGTGACAACGGGGGCGACGCCCGGGAGGGGCATTCGTCAGATCACTCGGCCTTCGCCGGCGGTTCCGCGGAGTCGGTCTGCTTGAGAAGGAGGAACACACCGAAGAAGACCGGAGAGAGCAGTCCGAGCGCGAGGATGGTGACGAACGTTGCGTTCTCGAAGGATATCGGCGTCCCCGATCCCTCGGATCCACCGCCCGATTCGCCGCCGCTGCCGCCACCGCCGCTGTCCCCACCGCCGCTGGCTTCGAGAAGCGGCTGTTCGACCTGGCTCGAATCGAGGCCGCCGCTGCCGCCGACGACGACTGCTCCGAGCATTCCGAGGGACTGGTGCGGAGCGCAGTAGTACGTGTACGTTCCCTCGCTCTCGAAGGTGTGTTCGAACGTCTCGCCAGGAGCGCTGTAGAGTTCGCTCTCGAAGCTGCCGTCCTCGGCGACGACGTTATGGCTGTTCCCCTCGCCGGTCCACTCCCAGACGACGGTGGTTCCGGGGTCGACCCGAATCGCCGCGGGGCCGAAGCCGTAGTACCCGCCGTTGGCCTCGGAGCCGACTGCGACGGTCACCTCCGATTGGCCGGTGTAGTCGTAGGTTCCTTCGTAGTTGGAAACGCCGTCGAACCAGCCGCCGTAATCCGGCTCCGATTGGGCGGTCGCGGTGCCGCTGGCGAGGCCACTCGTGGCTGCCGCGCCGAGTCCGATCGCGGTCCGGCGCAGGAACGCTCGTCGGTCGGTCGATCTCTTGGGTTGCTCTGACATTGTGTGTCGGTCGTGAATCGTCTGTGTTCTCGGTCGGTGTCGAATACGATCGATCGGCGGTGTATCGCCCGTCTGTTCGGTCTTACGCCTGTGCGTCTTCGAGTCGCCGTTCGAGCCGCGCCATCCGACGCTGCAGATACGTCACGTATCCGAAAAACGCGACGAAGAGCGCGGAGTAGCCAGCCAGGAGTAGTGGTTCCATCGTTATCGCCTCCGTGAGAGCTGTGCTCTGCGAACGTGCTGTTCGAGTTCGTGGATGCGGATCCGAATGCCTAGGAGGTAGAGATAGAGGAAGGTTGCCGCGACGAGCGTCACGACGAGCGTCAGCGGGTCGATGTTCGCGCTGACGCCGCTGTTTCCGATCGTGGTCTCGTGGAACGTCGGCGTCCAGAGCCGCGTGGATGCGTACGAAAGCGGCACGGTCACGAACCCGACGACCCCGTAGACCGCCGCGTACCGGTCGCCCGACTGAGCCTCGGTCGCGGAGTAGACCACGAGATAACCGGCGTAGATGAACCACACGATCAGGAACGTCACCAGCCTGACGTCGGTCCACTCCCACCAGGAGTTCCAGATGACCCGCCCCCACGCGCTGCCGAGGAGCAGCGTCAGCGTCGCAAAGAGAAAACCCAGTTCACCGGAACTGTGGGCCAGCCGGCTCCAGAACGGACCTCGGTAGCGCAGATACAGCGCGCTGCCGACGAACGTCGACCCGAGCGCGGCCGCGGCGACCCACGCGAGCGAGATGTGCCAGTACGCGAGGAGGTTCGCGCCGTGTTCGATGCCGTACATCGTGTCCGACGCGACCCCGAAGATCAGGAGCATCGAGAGTAGTCCGAAGCCGAACGCGCCCCACGCGACGAACCGACTTCCTGTCACGCGGTGGAGAAACGCCGTGACCGTGGCGAGAATCCGGGCGAACCGAACGTTGCTGCTTCTGCTCCCGCGAGCGTCCCCGTCGTCCGTCGATGAGCTACCGTTCATACTGTTAGAGCCAAGTCGTTACCGATGCGAGTGCAAGTTTGTCGAACCCGAAGAGCACGGCGATCCCGAGCGCGATGAGCGCGTAGCCGGTCGCCGTCCGGAACGATTCTGTCGACGCGCCGCTCGCGACCGAGTCGAACAGCCGACTGCTGCCGGCCTGTCCGAGGTACGCGACGCCCAAGAGCGGAATCGAAAAGCCGGCCCCGTACGTCGCCAACAGCCGAGCGCTGCCGACGACGTCCGAAGTCGTCCCGACGTACGCCAAGACGCCACCGAGGACGGGGCCGACACAGGGGAGCCAGATGACGCCTAGGAGCAGCCCTACCGCGAACGCGTTGCCCAGCGGATAGGCCTCCTCGTCGACGCGGTTGGAAAGCCGCGATGCCCGTCCGGCGAGGCGGGAGGCGTACCGCGAGTAGACCTCGTTGAGGTCGTCGTCGGCCATCACAGCCCCGAACGCCAGCATCAGGATGGCGAACGGCGCACGGACGGTGTCAGGCGTCACCGAGCCGATCATCCCGGTCAGGACACCGAGGGCGGTGAACGTCACCGTGCTCCCGACGACGATGGCGACCGGCCGCAACCGGTGGCCGTTCGCGCCAACGACGAGGACGGGAATCATCGGAAGACAACACGGAGTCAGAATCGTCAATACCCCCGCGAGAAAGACGGTGACGGCGGTCGGGT
This portion of the Halobellus litoreus genome encodes:
- a CDS encoding carboxymuconolactone decarboxylase family protein; amino-acid sequence: MARIDLLDPNESDDPAVREFAPKVTAPDGSVGKHFQAETHFPPVMMQVYEARLDLARRGDLGTELFTKLAVAVSMANACTYCTGAYAKQLSPRLGGDEATREWQLALANGDLDGTEALVIDFALDVLADPDSVTDEDFEALRETCEFTDKTFVELLYTVNIVSGYNRVTMATDLGYDHDYPEEWADPDSYPDGFRPSA
- a CDS encoding cytochrome c maturation protein CcmE, with translation MRRKNKLLVTTVGILILLTTLGVTSMNASAAFVSPTQVSESDGAYQGDWVNLEGVVTDLDADGAAITFEVTDENHTVPVVYEGTLPDTLQDGRVVVAKGQFDGDRLVANKLSVRAHEGEERPESTR
- a CDS encoding ABC transporter ATP-binding protein codes for the protein MTPEEEERSGPASEPPAVEVDEVTKSYGHFTAVDRLSFAVEHGSTVGLFGPNGAGKTTLLRMIAGLARPTRGTITVDGVRLTPDDYTAYRTMGIVTHETMLYDELTARENLRFHADLHGVDDPTGRCASVLETVGLSHRGSDRPRTFSHGLRKRLSLARALLHDPDVLLLDEPYTGLDQRSVADLESVLDGFDDRTVLLTTHDLERGVARCDRAIVVDHGRLEADLVLDDGTSFAATYRRILGVDSESERAGERAG
- a CDS encoding queuosine precursor transporter → MSEARTQAGQIALVALFVTALTTAQLTASKLLAFGLPFEFPVTGASIVLPGAALAYALTFFASDCYSELYGRRAAQVMVNVGFAMNFVLLALVWSTILAPAANPESAAQYRAVLAPGTNIVLGSLLAYLVSQNWDVLVFHRIRDATGASMLWLRNIASTATSQAIDTVLFVAIAFYVAPRVLGFGAQFEIPVILSLIVGQYLLKLLIALVDTPFVYAVVAFFGGSTIDDDENAWAAD
- a CDS encoding heme exporter protein CcmB → MKAFLRAVYRVFRKDLRIEQRTKQVTTTVAVFALLVVLVFAFSFVQTLQSSALLGRGALWVAFVFAGTFGVTKTTELEDRNGALDGLLIAPVDRSAIYLGKVLSTAAFVFAVSLVTLGATAVFLGYSPSMPTAVSVVAVLLVTAVGFSAIGVVVSVLTFRSGLGELALPVLLVPLVVPLLLAGVELTAALESGAPLGGWLRLLGLYTGIVLLAGVATFEYVVEE
- a CDS encoding 23S rRNA (uridine(2552)-2'-O)-methyltransferase gives rise to the protein MTRKDHYYNKAKQEGYRARSAYKLKQLDEAAGLFGPGNTVVDLGAAPGGWLQVAAEAVGDRGTVVGVDFQRIRDLEHDNVETIRGDMTEEDTKAELKEKIGDDGADVVISDMAPNMTGEYSLDHARSVHLARQALEVALELLPAGGDFAAKVFDGQDLDDLREDVDREFEYVRSIRPDASRDSSSELYLVGKHRITAPVREGEELDVVVDDVGSEGDGVVKIDGYALFVPGTETGDSVRIRVTDVKAKFGFAEVVDEA
- a CDS encoding CcmD family protein; translated protein: MEPLLLAGYSALFVAFFGYVTYLQRRMARLERRLEDAQA
- a CDS encoding ribbon-helix-helix domain-containing protein; the encoded protein is MPKISVEIPEELLEDLDEHVGDDGKFVNRSDAVRASIRKTLDLLDEIDSRHGRIDDE
- a CDS encoding cytochrome c biogenesis CcdA family protein, with protein sequence MITDPTAVTVFLAGVLTILTPCCLPMIPVLVVGANGHRLRPVAIVVGSTVTFTALGVLTGMIGSVTPDTVRAPFAILMLAFGAVMADDDLNEVYSRYASRLAGRASRLSNRVDEEAYPLGNAFAVGLLLGVIWLPCVGPVLGGVLAYVGTTSDVVGSARLLATYGAGFSIPLLGVAYLGQAGSSRLFDSVASGASTESFRTATGYALIALGIAVLFGFDKLALASVTTWL
- a CDS encoding halocyanin domain-containing protein, with protein sequence MSEQPKRSTDRRAFLRRTAIGLGAAATSGLASGTATAQSEPDYGGWFDGVSNYEGTYDYTGQSEVTVAVGSEANGGYYGFGPAAIRVDPGTTVVWEWTGEGNSHNVVAEDGSFESELYSAPGETFEHTFESEGTYTYYCAPHQSLGMLGAVVVGGSGGLDSSQVEQPLLEASGGGDSGGGGSGGESGGGSEGSGTPISFENATFVTILALGLLSPVFFGVFLLLKQTDSAEPPAKAE
- the ccsA gene encoding cytochrome c biogenesis protein CcsA encodes the protein MNGSSSTDDGDARGSRSSNVRFARILATVTAFLHRVTGSRFVAWGAFGFGLLSMLLIFGVASDTMYGIEHGANLLAYWHISLAWVAAAALGSTFVGSALYLRYRGPFWSRLAHSSGELGFLFATLTLLLGSAWGRVIWNSWWEWTDVRLVTFLIVWFIYAGYLVVYSATEAQSGDRYAAVYGVVGFVTVPLSYASTRLWTPTFHETTIGNSGVSANIDPLTLVVTLVAATFLYLYLLGIRIRIHELEQHVRRAQLSRRR